CCGGCCAGTCGTGGATGATCGGCGCATTGTCGAGTTTGCGCTCCCGCACCACGCGCAACACGTCGCCCATGATCCAGTTGCTGATCGCCTTTGCGTTGGCATGGTGGCGCACGACGGCCTCGTAGTAATCCGCGAGGTCCTTGCGCTGCGTCAACACCTCGGCGTCGTAGGCCGGCAACCCGTACCGATCCACAAACCGCTGCCGCCGTGCGTCGGGCAGCTCCGGAAGCGTTTCGCGCACCGCCGCGATCCACGCATCATCGATGACCAGCGGCAGCAGGTCCGGGTCGGGGAAATAGCGATAGTCGTCGGCGAACTCCTTCGAGCGCATCGACCGGGTCAGCTCGCGGTCGGGATCCCAGAGACGGGTTTCCTGAACGAGCCGGCCGCCGTCGTCGAGCACGGTCGTCTGCCGCTCGATCTCGTACTCGATGGCGCGCTCGACCGCGCGGAAGGAATTCATGTTCTTGATCTCGACCTTAATACCGAAGGGCTTCGACCCGACGGGACGGATCGATACGTTGGCGTCGCAACGAAAACTCCCCTCTTCCATGTTTCCGTCGCAGATCTCCAGATACTGGAGAATCGCCCGCAGCTTGCGCAGGTAGGCCCCGGCCTCCGCCGCCGAGCGCAACTCCGGTTCGCTGACGATCTCCAGTAACGGCACGCCGCAGCGATTGAAATCCACCAGACTGGCATCGCCGTGGGCGTCGTGAATGTTCTTGCCGGTGTCCTCCTCCATGTGAATCCGAGTCAAACGAATCGTGCGCGGCGCCCCCTCAACCTCGATGTCAACGGCCCCGCCGGTGCAAATTGGAAGTTCGTACTGACTGATCTGGTAGCCCTTGGGCAGGTCCGGATAGAAGTAATTCTTCCGCGCCCATCGGCTGTAGTGCGCGATCTCGGAACGCGTCGCCAGACCGGCGCGCATTGCGAATTCGATGACCCGGCGGTTTACCACCGGCAGCGTCCCCGGCATACCCAGACAGACCGGGCACGTGTTCTGATTCGGCGGGGCACCGAACTTCGCCGAGCAGCCGCAAAACACCTTGGCCGCGGTCAGCAGTTCGGCATGCACTTCGAGGCCGATGACCGGCTCGTACTGGCCGCGAGCCATCACGCACCCCCCTGCGCAACCGCGTCGGGAGTGCGCCGGTGCCACTCGGTAAGGCGCTCGTATGCGTCGGCCGCCTTCAGCACGATCTCCTCGGCAAACGGCCGCCCGATGATCTGCAGTCCGATGGGTAAACCGCGCGTATCGAAGCCACACGGCAGCGAGATCGCCGGCAGTCCGGCAAGATTCACGGATATGGTGAAGATGTCGGACAGGTACATCTGCAGCGGATCGCTGGTGCGCTCGCCGATGCGGAACGCGGTCGTCGGCGCGGTCGGCGTCAGCACCACGTCGTGCTCGGCGAACACCGCTTCGAAGTCCCGGCGAATCAGCGTGCGCACCTTCTGCGCCCGCAAGTAATAGGCGTCGTAGTACCCGGCCGAGAGCGCGTAAGTCCCCAGCATGATCCGTCGCTTGACCTCGGCCCCGAATCCTTCCGCACGAGTCTTGCGGTACATGTCGACGAGGCCCTCGGCGGCAGCCGCCCGATGCCCGTACTTGACGCCGTCGTAACGGGCCAGGTTCGAACTCGCCTCCGCGGTGGCGACCAGATAGTACGTTGCGACGGCATACCGCGTGTGCGGCAGAGACACCTCGCTCACGTTCGCCCCCTGCCCTTCGAGCGCGTGCAGTGCGGTGCGCACCGCCGCCTCGACCTCCGGCTGCACGCCCTCGACGAAGTACTCGCGCGGCACGGCAATGCGCAGTCCGCGCACCTTCCCGTCGAGATGAGCGGCGTAGTCGGGTACGGGTCGCGGCACCGAGGTGGAATCCGCCGTGTCATGGCCGGCGACGACTCCGAGCATGGCGGCGCATCCACGCACCGTGCGGGCCAGCGGGCCGACCTGATCGAGCGACGACGCGTAAGCGATCACGCCGTAGCGCGACACCCGACCGTAGGTCGGCTTGAGGCCGACGACGCCGCAGCAAGCCGCCGGCTGGCGGATCGAACCGCCGGTATCCGTGCCCAGAGTGCCGAGGCACTGCGCCGCCGCGATTGCCGAAGCCGATCCGCCAGACGAGCCGCCCGGAACGCGCTCGGTGTCCCACGGGTTGCGCGTCACGCCGAAGGCCGAGTTCTCCGTCGACGAGCCCATGGCGAATTCGTCGCAGTTCAGCTTGCCGACGCACACCGCTCCTGCGGCGCGCAGACGCGCCGACACGGTGGCATCGTAGGGCGCCACGAACGTGGAAAGGATCTTCGAACCTGCCGTCGTCCGCGTGCCGCGGGTGAGGATAATGTCCTTGATCGCAACGGGTATCCCGAGCAACGGGCCGTGCTCGCCACGGGCGCGCCGCGCATCGGCGGCACGGGCCTCCTCCATCGCGCCCTCGGCGGTAACTGTGATGAAGGAGTGCAGTGCCGGCTCCGTGGCCGCGATGCGCTCGAGCGCCGCCCTCGTCAGATCCTCGGCGCTCACCTGCCGCCGCTTCAATAGATCGGCAGCCTCGTCAATGCTCAGGCGTGTAAGCTCGCTCATTGAGGATCCCGCGACGGCTTTTCCGTGCCGCGGTGTCTCCAGTCTCACTCGATGATTTTCGGTACCTTGAAGAAATCCCCGTCGCGAGCCGGTGCATTCGCTCGCAGCGCCTCGTCGGCCGGGGGGTTGGTCACAGCGTCGTCGCGGAAGGCGTCGCTCACGTCGGCAGCGTGCGCGGTCGGCTCGACGTTGTCGACCTCCAGGCTCGACAGTTCCTGGAAGTGCGCGAGGATGTGGTCGAGTTGAGCGGCAATCGCTGCCTCTTCCTCCCCACTAAGATCCAATCGCGCCAGCAACGCGACGCGGTGCACCTCGTCTCGACTCAGAGCCATCGGCGAGCGCTTAACACATGCCCCGCAGGGCTTCAACGAATCCGCCTTCGCGTCGCCCAGAACAGGGGTGACTCCGTCGGTTCCAGTGAGCCCGCGCGCGGCCCGCTCGACCGGTGTGAGGGCCGGCGACCCCCGGGGCTACCCCGCCGCCGGCAAGCGCCCGCCAACTGAGGCTCGACCGGACCCCGGATCGAGCATACGGCCCCGCCGAGCTTCGGCTCGCAGTCAACGGACCCGACCACGCATTCGCCGTGGTATCGCGTCCGCGAATGCGGTATGCGGCCCGCAACGATGACTTCTCCTTTGCCCATTGCGAGGGTCGGTGACCGCGAGATCTGCCTGCTACCGCAGTTCGCCAACCGGCACGGACTGATTGCCGGCGCCACCGGCACCGGCAAGACGGTGACCTTACAGGTCCTCGTCGAACGCCTTTCCGCCGCCGGCGTGCCGGTGTTTCTGGCGGACGTCAAAGGGGATCTCTCGGGGCTCGCCGCAGCGGGCAGCCTGACGACGAAGTTGCGTGACCGCCTGGAAGCCTTGCACATCCCTGAGCCCCGGTGGACCGGTTTCCCCGTCGAGTTCTGGGACGTTTTCGGCAGTCAGGGCCTGCCGGTTCGTGCCACCGTGACGGAGATGGGTCCGTTGCTGCTGGCCCGTGTGCTCGACCTCAACGCGACACAGCAGGCAGTGCTCACCGTGGCGTTCAAGGTCGCCGACGATCATCGGCTGCCATTGCTTGACCTCAAGGATCTGCGCGCGATGGTGCAGTTCGTCGGCGATCGTGCCGCTCAACTGAAGACCCGTTACGGGAACATCGCCCCGGCCTCGGTCGGGGCGATTCAACGGGGCCTCGTGGAACTCGAAGAGCAGGACGCCGAAGCGTTCTTCGGCGAACCGGCCTTTGACGTCGGCGATCTGCTGCGAGTCGACAACGGGCGCGGCGTCATCAACATCCTCGCGGCCGACCGGTTGTTACACACCCCGCGGCTGTACTCGGCGTTTCTGCTCTTCCTGCTGGCAGAGCTCTTCGAGGAGCTCCCGGAGGTCGGGGATCCGGAACGGCCGAAGCTCGTCTTCTTCTTCGACGAGGCGCACCTCTTGTTTACCGACGCCCCGAAGGCACTGCTGGAGCGCGTCGAACAGGTGGTCCGCCTCATTCGTTCGAAGGGGGTCGGGGTGTATTTCGTCACCCAGAGCCCGCTCGACCTGCCCGAGACCGTGCTCGGACAACTGGGAAACCGACTCCAGCACGCCTTGCGCGCCTTCACGCCCAAAGATCAGTCCGCTGTGAGGACGGCGGCGAGAACGATGCGCCAGAATCCGGGCTTCGACGTGGTGACGGCGATCACCGAGCTGGCTGTCGGCGAGGCGCTCGTTTCCTGTCTCGACGCAGCCGGCGTCCCCAGCCCGGTGGAGCGCGCGAACGTGCTCCCGCCGGCCAGCCGAATCGGACCGATCGAACCCGCGGAGCGGCGCGCCCGGATCGAGGCGTCGCCTCTGGCGGCAACCTACGAGCGCCCGGTGGACCGCGAGTCGGCGTACGAGATACTCGAGCGACGGACCGCCGCGCCCCCTGGGCTACCGGAGGGAGGCGGCGAGACCCGGACACCCGTTCCCGAGTCCGAAGGTGGCATGATGGATCAACTCAAAGACCTCCTGTGGGGTTCGACCGGCCCCCGTGGCGGTCGGCGCGAGGGTGTCATACAAGTGGCGGCGAAAAGTCTTGCTCGCAGTGCCGGCCGTGAAATCCTGCGGGGAGTGCTGGGAACGCTGGGTGGACAGCGGCGGCGGAGGTAACGACCGATGACCGACACGCCCGCATCCGCGGGGCCGCTGCGGGACATGCGGGTGCTCGACTGTACACACGTGATCGCCGGCGCCTGGTGTTCGATGATGCTGGCGGACCTCGGTGCCGATGTCATCAAGATCGAGCCCCCGCAGGGCGAGGTGACACGCACCAG
This Candidatus Binatia bacterium DNA region includes the following protein-coding sequences:
- the gatB gene encoding Asp-tRNA(Asn)/Glu-tRNA(Gln) amidotransferase subunit GatB, whose translation is MARGQYEPVIGLEVHAELLTAAKVFCGCSAKFGAPPNQNTCPVCLGMPGTLPVVNRRVIEFAMRAGLATRSEIAHYSRWARKNYFYPDLPKGYQISQYELPICTGGAVDIEVEGAPRTIRLTRIHMEEDTGKNIHDAHGDASLVDFNRCGVPLLEIVSEPELRSAAEAGAYLRKLRAILQYLEICDGNMEEGSFRCDANVSIRPVGSKPFGIKVEIKNMNSFRAVERAIEYEIERQTTVLDDGGRLVQETRLWDPDRELTRSMRSKEFADDYRYFPDPDLLPLVIDDAWIAAVRETLPELPDARRQRFVDRYGLPAYDAEVLTQRKDLADYYEAVVRHHANAKAISNWIMGDVLRVVRERKLDNAPIIHDWPVLPERLAALVKLIDDGEISGKIAKTVFEEMVSTGGSPVEIVAARGLTQISDDAAIQAAVDAVIGANTAKVAEYRGGKDKLFGFFVGQVMKATEGKANPQKVNELLRAALAG
- the gatA gene encoding Asp-tRNA(Asn)/Glu-tRNA(Gln) amidotransferase subunit GatA, which codes for MSELTRLSIDEAADLLKRRQVSAEDLTRAALERIAATEPALHSFITVTAEGAMEEARAADARRARGEHGPLLGIPVAIKDIILTRGTRTTAGSKILSTFVAPYDATVSARLRAAGAVCVGKLNCDEFAMGSSTENSAFGVTRNPWDTERVPGGSSGGSASAIAAAQCLGTLGTDTGGSIRQPAACCGVVGLKPTYGRVSRYGVIAYASSLDQVGPLARTVRGCAAMLGVVAGHDTADSTSVPRPVPDYAAHLDGKVRGLRIAVPREYFVEGVQPEVEAAVRTALHALEGQGANVSEVSLPHTRYAVATYYLVATAEASSNLARYDGVKYGHRAAAAEGLVDMYRKTRAEGFGAEVKRRIMLGTYALSAGYYDAYYLRAQKVRTLIRRDFEAVFAEHDVVLTPTAPTTAFRIGERTSDPLQMYLSDIFTISVNLAGLPAISLPCGFDTRGLPIGLQIIGRPFAEEIVLKAADAYERLTEWHRRTPDAVAQGGA
- the gatC gene encoding Asp-tRNA(Asn)/Glu-tRNA(Gln) amidotransferase subunit GatC, which produces MALSRDEVHRVALLARLDLSGEEEAAIAAQLDHILAHFQELSSLEVDNVEPTAHAADVSDAFRDDAVTNPPADEALRANAPARDGDFFKVPKIIE
- a CDS encoding DUF853 domain-containing protein — encoded protein: MTSPLPIARVGDREICLLPQFANRHGLIAGATGTGKTVTLQVLVERLSAAGVPVFLADVKGDLSGLAAAGSLTTKLRDRLEALHIPEPRWTGFPVEFWDVFGSQGLPVRATVTEMGPLLLARVLDLNATQQAVLTVAFKVADDHRLPLLDLKDLRAMVQFVGDRAAQLKTRYGNIAPASVGAIQRGLVELEEQDAEAFFGEPAFDVGDLLRVDNGRGVINILAADRLLHTPRLYSAFLLFLLAELFEELPEVGDPERPKLVFFFDEAHLLFTDAPKALLERVEQVVRLIRSKGVGVYFVTQSPLDLPETVLGQLGNRLQHALRAFTPKDQSAVRTAARTMRQNPGFDVVTAITELAVGEALVSCLDAAGVPSPVERANVLPPASRIGPIEPAERRARIEASPLAATYERPVDRESAYEILERRTAAPPGLPEGGGETRTPVPESEGGMMDQLKDLLWGSTGPRGGRREGVIQVAAKSLARSAGREILRGVLGTLGGQRRRR